The Rhodamnia argentea isolate NSW1041297 chromosome 10, ASM2092103v1, whole genome shotgun sequence sequence TCCCCTGAGAGCTTTCGGGTTTCATCACCCCATCTGTCTTGCTCCATATTTGTGTTGAACTTACtttaattaaaagaagaatgaaaatgGAATGATTATCAATAAGTAGACCAATGAAAAAGGACGACAAAAGGCCTATTATTTACAAAACATTTAGTAGAAATCAccaaattttgatatttaaaataGTTAAAGTATGGGCTGGGGCGGTTCATGGGGCCCACCCCATCCCACATGTGGCGTAAGAACCTTTAGGTGCAGGGCAATGCGGGTGTCTAATGGGGCGGGTTAAATTGCCATCGCTAGCCAGTGCTCTTCAGCTAGTTTATTGGCAACCCTTAGTAGATGTCTGGATCAGCTGAAGATTATTGAGCTGTCTGGGTCTTCCTTAATTTTGGTTGAAACCATCAACTTACTTCTTTATAATCTGAAGTTCTTCAGCGCTGATTTACCTCTGATACACTGAAGATCCTACATGTGAAGATCCTACAGGGAAATCTTCTTGCTTCATGTTAATATATCTGCCCCTCTATTTCTTTTAAGTCGTGTCTACTGAAAAGTCCCTGACAGTTTTTTGATGCAGACACCACTTCATGATGTCGTCGGTTTCAGGAAAGAAATAGATGGAATCACAGTTGACGTCGCTTTTCAATGGTAtgctttttttcctctttttatgcTGTTATAAGGATTCAATTATCAAACATGCGATTTGGGGTTACGAATCATTGACTTTCCTATTGCCATCTGTCCGTGCAATTTATTATACTTGGAACTTTCATCTAGTAAATATTCCCACTATTTCACTGTATAACAACATTTTGGTTACCATAAGATGGTTTTGACGTAAGATTATTTTGATTACCATAAGAGTGGTAAAGTTGTCATATTCAGCAACTGACAGCCCCTTGTATTCCTTCCAACTGTGAGTAGAACAATAACAATAGTTAACCTTGTTGTTTTAATGCAATGTTGGTTAGGTGTTCAGATGCATATTCCGATACAATACTTGGATATGCCAACAGCATACGGACGGTTGATGGCGGGACTCATATTGATGGTTTAAAGGCTTCATTAACACGAACACTCAATAACCTTGGGAAGAAGTCAAAGATTATCAAGGTGTGCGCCTTCTCTGgctgtgggtttttttttttttttcaataagcACATGAGATGTGTGTGGAAGGGGAAAATAAATGTATTTGTCACATCTAAATGCACAAATTCGTTTGCATTCAGGACAAAGACATTAATTTGAGCGGTGAGCATGTAAGGGAGGGTCTGACATGTGTTGTCTCAGTCAAAGTTCCAAATCCGGAGTTTGAAGGACAAACAAAGGTATTGTCTACTGCGAAATTCACTTGAAACTTCATATTCAATGTGGCAGTTGTTTTTATTGTCAGTTATAATTAGCTGACTGCTTTTTCTTCATTCAGACAAGGTTAGGGAATCCAGAAGTACGCAAATTGGTTGATCAATCTGTGCAAGAGTATCTTACTGAATACTTAGAGTTGCATCCGGATGTGCTTGATTTGATCCTTTCCAAGTCGTTGAATGCCCTCAAGGTGCACTTACACTTCTTTTGCTGGAAAaatgttctctcttttttttttttttaagtgttgtACTCGATTAAGTGCTGCAGACTGTGGAGACGGTTACCAGTAACTGTGAGCTTGAAGTTTCTCTGATTTCCCTTGTGATACTTTTCTTGTCTAGGCAGCTTTGGCAGCCAAGAGAGCACGGGAGTTGGTGAGACAAAAGAGTGTTCTGAGATCATCATCTCTTCCTGGGAAGCTAGCAGATTGTTCGACTACAAATCCTGAAGAATCTGGTAAATTGTATTTCTCATGTAAAGCTTTTCATAGCttataattgtgacaatttgATGTCAGGTATTccagttctttctttttgtctttcacATCAAGCTGCCTTTGTTTTATTTCTCCATGAGTTATTAAAATGAATAATGGCTCTTCCTAAATTTAGGCAGATAAATTAGTTTTTCCTTATCTCTGCATCCTGAGGATGATGTATCAGGGCATAGATGTTATCATTCGGCAATCTTTTGTCTATAATTGTTTCCTTTGCAAAAGATTTACCTAGGGTAGTGATGAGTGGTTGGGTTTTTGGAGCAATGGATGGAGAAGTTTGTCTTGAGATATGATTGTGCAAAAGCAAAGGTTGGAGTTCATCAGAGATCCTTTGTAGCAGACAGCATGCTGTTTGCATTAGTTTTGCAATTTCTGTGAAGCTCAAGATATGTACTTGAAGAATCCCACATTTGGTAGATGATACCATTTATGGAAGTGTTATATTGGTACTTCCTTATGAGAGGATGCTTTAATCATTCATTGGAAGTAGTTTGCAGACTGTCTTCACCATGGAAGTCCATTTACTGCAATTACAATTTCTTTACTTGTCATGATCAACTATGGCATGTCTGATCTCTTTTATTGGGGTTGCATTCCTCTTTAATAATCATGTTAAAGCAAAGAATCTGTAGTACTTCTCCACAAGGATATTGGCATGCTCTAGGAGGACttgaagttgaaaaaacatcTTCAAAACTTTTGTTGAATATGTGAAAATTTGGTATCTGAATGCTCAACTTTCTACAGAAATTTTTATAGTTGAAGGGGATTCAGCTGGTGGAAGTGCAAAGCAAGGCCGTGATAGGCGCTTCCAGgtaaaattttggttttatgtGACATCTTTTGTGTCGGATTTTGTTTTATGACAATTTGTTGATACTAtgcatttttttccattttgagcTTTTAAAATAGGGGCtaactctttaaaaaaaaaaaaaagaataggggCTAACTCTGGTGATATGTACtttggatgatttttatttggaatGCTGAAGCTGATTCAATAGAGGTGCTATAGCCTACGAAGCATGGACACTCTCCGGGGGCCTCCACGTCGATGTTGGATGCGTGTCATACGTCGGTACACTCCGACACGCGATTGACACGTGGTCAACAGGTGTCACGTGGTTAGTGCTCTAGACAAGCTAGGGACGTGCGAGTTCAGCATTTTGACACGCCATTTCGACACTCACGGGGTCAatttaaaacattttcaataaattaggtgtcaaaatttaaatctataaaaaaaggatgtacttaagtcatatacccagccaCTACGAAATTAATATACATGCGCTTcagattgcttttttttttccccattttttctcCTAGTTTTATGGATAATTGGAAtggaatgtagttgaatttgtcaattcgaAACAATGGTTGATATCGACAAATGTTGGATTAatgtttttagtgtaaattcattctaggctctttttttatgtatttatttgtggatttgaatcaaattaatttgattaacataataataaaaacgaTAATTTCTCATGTATATATAGAAATATATAGTTAATATACAATGTATCCTAACGCtttggaattctctatttttttagaaataacatgtcgttgtgtcgtgtcgtgtcgcgtgtcgatgtcggtgctacttaggctATAGCATTAGCTTGGTGATTAATGTTGGAAACAGAGAATCTGAGTGACAGTTGCTTGTTGGATAGTTGGGGTTGGCGAAGATCTAACAGCAGTTTgcttaaaaaatgtgaaatggtTTGTCCTTACTGAGAAGATTTGATCatagaatttctattttttcagtAATAAACATGATGTGTAGTTCTATTGTCTTCCTAAGGAATTGATTAAAGAAGTTGTTTAATGGAAACTTGATTATAAAATACAACCACAATGGGAATAGGTGTTCTTTAGGTtaataatctctctctcctttcagTATGCTGATTTTCCTGGTGTGGTCAAGAATGTTGAATCTTTCTTTGGAGAATTGTACACCTTAGGCAGGGCTTTGGATTGCCTTGGTGATTGGAGTGTCTTTGCAACAGGCAGCCAAGTATTTTGAGGCATTGTCACCTCTCAAAAGCTGTGAAGTTTGGTTCAAAACTTTCACCCAAGTTGTGTTTACTAGAACTGTGTTCTGGCTGTTGGTCTAGCCTGATCTCTGAGTTCATCAGTTTTGGAATTGCCACAtgattctttttgttcttttcctatAACCTGTCATTAGCTAGATGCTGTAGTTATCTGGAAAATCTGCATCTAAGTGATGATACACAATTTGTTTAAATATGCTCACTGTCGTCTACTTCAATGCCGCGTGAATATTCATGTTTGCTATATAAATATGATTAATCAGGCTATCCTCCCTCTAAGGGGAAAGATTCTGAATATTGAAAGAAAAGACGAGGCAGCAATGTACAAGAATGAAGAGATACAAAATCTGATTCTTGCTCTTGGACTTGGAGTGAAGGTCATaagttttcttgtttctttctaCCCAATGTatctttacttttccttttcttactcTGTCTACTTGATTTCCGTGATTAAAGGGGGAGGACTTCAATAAGGATTCTTTACGGTATCATAAGATCATCATTCTGACAGATGCTGACGTAGATGGTGCTCACATTAGAACTCTGCTATTGACCTTCTTCTTCAGATATCAGGTGATTATTCCTTTAAAATTGTTTCACTCAAAAAACCAAATTGCAGAGATGTTAATTTACTCCCAACATACTGAACTGGCTTTTCCGTCTGCAGAGATCTCTTTTCGATGAAGGTTGCATCTATGTTGGAGTCCCGCCACTTTACAAGGTTTCAGTTATTTGTAATACATCTTGATACAGTATATCCAAAGTGGACTCTTGCTAGCTTTAATTTGCTTCTATTGAAATGTCAGGTTGAGAGGGGGAAGCAAGTTCACTATTGCTACGACGAGGCAGAACTTAAGAAGCTTCAGAATTCCTTCCCTCCTAATGCATCCTACAACATTCAGAGATTTAAAGGTGAGGAAACTTACGGTAAAAGCTGCAATTAGGGGCATGATGATGTACATGAGAGCCACTATTGGGTTTCGTCTTTGCATTTCAGTCTGATTCCACTCGGTGAGTCTTGGGCTTAAATCTTGCTTGGATGACTATGTTTGTTCACACTTCCGCTGATTCTGATGCAGGATTGGGAGAGATGATGCCTTTGCAGCTTTGGGAAACGACAATGGATCCTGAACAAAGGCTTCTGAAGCAGTTGGTGGTGGAGGATGCCGCTGAAGCCAATGTGGTCTTCTCCTCTCTCATGGGTGCCCGGGTATGTGGTCATGCGTTCGTAGTTGGTCCTGCTTACTCTTAATATTGATTTTGCCTATAGTTTTTCACGTGTAGAATAAGGCTTCAGTTAATTGCTTGCCATAAATCCTTGAAAGATTATCGTCTCACAAttacttaataaaaaattccaagctTTAGGATATTATTTACTTCGATGAAGGAGCCTTGCTGAAAAGCAGTCTATCCAATGTGAATAGTGAAGAAGCTTAGGACAATTAGAAGGGCCAAGCATACGTAAACTCATTCACTGCTATAATATTTTGTCATTTGTGACAGTTTTAATCCGTAATTTTCCGTATCAGGTGGACGGCCGTAAGGAACTTATTCAGAAATCTGCAGCTATAGTCGATGTTGATCAGCTGGACATTTAAAGGCTCAATGGTAGAAGGCAGATTGCTTCGGTCCAATACAATTTACGGGAGGCTAACAAGCAAATTTTAATTGCTTCACCTTTCGTATCTTGGCATTACAATGGGGCATCAAATTTATGATCGTCAGAGTTCGACTCTAGCactattttattgtattttaagGAACGGGGGTAGGGCTTTGCATTCTTGTGTAAATTCTTAATTGTTTTATGTGATAGGTACAGcgaaaacatgtttttttttaaagcgaGGCATCCTTTAAACGTCGGTGCACGTCATGATTTTTCCAAGCATTGTCTGTGCTTCGACGGAGTGACATGTGCATTGGTTTCATATGCTTTAACTTTGGATTGCCTGGGAGTTTGATTTTTCCAGCTCCTTGGCTATCACGGCTGATTTTATTATCGTTATTCAACAGCCATTAGGTTGCGATTTCAGATCTCATATCGAGTCAAGGGTAAAGCTTTTTACCCTCTCAAAAAACGTATGACGAACCTTAGGGAGCTTAGATGATGTTCTGTGGATGAATTCCAAACTATGATTGTGCTCTAGTGTGACCTGGTCTGGTTGACTTGCTATATAACGATGTTGGTATTTGCATATGATGCAAAACGAAGTAAACATTATCGGTTTCTGCAAAGAGGGACAGCATTGGCAAAGATTACAACACAGTGCTTACAGGACAAAGCGAAACATTTGTAGCCATTGAGGAGGCCTGGCTAGAGGCACATTACATGGAGAAGTTCCTAAAGAGTCATTAATGGCCTTGGCCAGCTTCAATAGTGTCATCCTAGGAGAGATTCTAGGGTTTTGTTCTTGTCCTTTGGTGAAAGGAAGCTGCTAGGTGGTAATttagtgctttatgcaaaacacgcgatgagTGTGAATACTTTAGAGTAGTGTTCGGTGAAAATACCAAGAACATTTATGACATATCATTCAACGTGGCCCGAGATTTTTCTTTGGAAATCACTTTGCACCTTCGCATTAATCATTCTTGTATCCCTATCcatgaaaatgtgattttcttttcggTAATTAATTACCGTCCCTACAAATTTTACTTTCTCGCACTCAACCGATACATTTGTAACCCTCTAAACGCCACGagcaaaatgccaaaaaaatgtATAACCAAAAATTAGTTAATATTATAGAAAATAGATTGGTATATCCCATACCATaattatcccaaactaattttcatgtcacaaaaaatatcaaagtaGTATACCGGTGCCGCATTTGgcccaaactaattttcttatcaTAAGAATTATCAAAGTGATATATCGGTGCCGCATTTGCCCCCACACTAATTTTCTTGTCACAAACAATCCCAATTACCAATATCTTAGAATGGGAAATATACTTACATTAGGTCCTTGTAGCCCGGAGAAAAattaggataggataaaatttatGTTTAGTTTCTTCTCAAGACATCATAAAGTTAGATATAATCTAAGAAGCACGGACATTTTTGGGAGGCCTCCGTATTGTGTTGGACACCGATAAGCATCCAACGCTCTTTGACATGTGGTCAAGAGGTCAGACAATTGATACATAGTTAGCGCTCCGAACATGCCGGCGACACACGAGTCTAGTATCCCGATACACATAAGGTTAACTTTAAAGATTTTCAATAAACTAAGGGGccaaaatgtaaatatattaaatacacacacatataataACTCATATACTTcgtcaccccaaaattaatatatctagcttacccaaaagaaatcaaatcgtgaattcctaacaaaagaagaataagaaactCACCGTTTTTAAAATCtgctaaaattttaatttttcgacaATTTTATACAAAGAGTCTGGCGCGAAAATTGCATCAattttcgaccacaaaaaaaaattgcatcaatttagaatttttcaaacgtactaatttaagatttttgatgatattaattcaaccgaaaaaatatatatgatgaTTTTCGTAACCGttaaagaggaagagagatttgaataaaaaaataaaaaggaagagagagagagaatattccgTACTCGTGTCCGGATCCAAGTAAAGAGGAAgagcataaaaaatttcatctgACTTTGTCTCCTTTGCATATATCTCGCCTGGGAAGCCCCCACCGTTGGTCACTTCCGCcagctcttcctcctccttctgcaTCCGGAGCTCCGGTACTGCCCTGTAAGCTCCTCGTCCATATTTGATTACGCTTTTCGCATTCACGCAGTCACCGCCATATGCACGCTCCCGAATTTTCCTTGATCTGTTCGTTGAAAATTGACCCCGAAAACGAACGATCATGTCAAATTTTTCGTCCATCGGCTTGCCGTTTGACGTTGGAGGCAATCTGCATATACTGGTTGATGCCAGGCTGTTGGTCCAACTGATATTGTGCTTCCGTTCGTGTTCGATTCGTTGGATGACTAGAAGTCGTGATCATTGGATGGTGTTGGTGCGTGATTGTCGGACTTTTGAGTTCTCACTGATTTCCGAGAGCTTAAAGTGAGGATCTTTACAGCTGAGATTTGATCCTCGGAGCATTTTACTTGTTTAATTTTTGCAGTCGGTTCAGGACTATGGGTCTTGTCTGAAAATGAAACTAATCAATCTAAGTAACGCCCCGGCTGCGCATGACATTCTGATTACCAGTTATGATCTTGAGAGCATGTGGTAAGCCTTGTAGGCGACCATAGTCTTATTAGTTTCTGCCGTTTATGAGCAGTCCCGATTTTTTTTAGTCAGAGTACAGTTTGCTAATGCTTGCCAATTAGTTAACTAGTGAATGATTACCTGCAGACTTGGCAAGTGCCTTGGGAAAGTTTTGCAGATGGAGATTGTGTTTGCGGTTTTCTTTGGAATAATTCATGGACTCTGTACTGTGTTTGATCAAATGGCACTTTCGAGTGGACAGTGCAAACTTGTATGGCAAGGAAACTGCAGTAGGCAACTAGAGTTTTGGTCGGAGTACTTGCCAATTTCTTCAATATTGAACCATGTCCGTTTGTGATTCTGTGATGGAAATTAACATCGAGCCATGTCGCGCCTCTCTCCTGGATTATATCATGAGGGTGTAGAATACACCAGATATTCATTGTGGGTGGGTTTTAGGGGGAAAAGGTATTAACAACATATCACAAGGAAAAGATATTTGACTTGAAGGATGCTATAGGCGTAGTAACTATCCAATTATTGCACTTTGAACCCCTCAAATTGACAATCTGATTTCGTTATTTCAGCCAATGATGGAagtggaaaaatgattttcatcatacacgatttccaaaaaaattgccttTATCATGAATATGTACAGAGACTCGCAAAGAAAGGTGAACATGTcacttttcttcctcctcctcctatctCTCTCCCCCCGAATCAGAGGCTGTTGACTTGCGTCTCCTCAAAATATGTTCAAGTCTCTTAGGTTCTTTAGAAAGGTCTCCCCAACTAATGAGCCAGCCTTAACAAATACAGCAGGCTGGCCGATTGGAGATTCTACCCAGGCTTCGGAACCTTGATTTGTATATAACTTTCCTGACCAGATATGTTGCCATGGACAGCTTTCTCCAACCGGAAAGTATGCTTTAACATTATTCTTGCCTTTGTCAAGCACGGGAACTACAAGAATCTCTGTACCCACCAAGAACTGCTGATAAGTTAACTTATGTACATTGTCATCCTCAGGATAGTGGAGGAACAGGTGCCGGCAAACAGGCAAGCCCTTTTGAGCTGCTTCCTGGTTTAGAAAAAAGCGAGGGTTGAGGTTTTGGACATGTATGCTCTGTGTCCATAACTAAGGGAAGACATGATATCGGTAAAGCATGAACctattttaataatgtttcattGACTAGGATATAAACTATTTTATGAGAAGTGAAATCATATTAACATTTGCTAAATTGTCAATTTACCAGTCATGACAATTAAAATGTGAATTTTGAGCTGAGTTCCAGATAGTACCTTGATGAGTTGGATTCTGTAGAACTTCCAGGCACTGTATATTTTGGCAAATCGTGCAAAATGAGAGAAGGTTTTATGGTTTGAGTAGAACTGGCTGTTACCGGATGGCTTGTTCCCCTGCTTGCAAAAGATAGATTGAACTTAATTCCTGCTTCCCAGGGGACATTAAAAGGATAATATCTGAAGAACTAAGACCTTTCCATTACTTACACAATATTGGTTATTTTGGCATTTATATGCCCAACAAACTGTAGTTCCATGTTTTTCAAGTGATTCTCTTTATGTGTTCAATGAAGTTAAAAGAGCATCACTCTTTTCTGGAAGTGATCTCCTAAGTAGTGCCTGCATATGCTTGGATGGTTGGGGGAAGAGAGAGTGGAAAGCTGCCTGATTTGTAGCTTCTCCTCGGCAGAAcatatttctctcttctttgtgcATAAATAGCAGTGCATTATCCACACAATCACATTGATGAATTCAGAAAGCAAATAATACTTACTTCATGGGTCCGGAATACAGTGGTAAAAGCATTCACCTCCATCCAGCGCAATAGCAACTCTTCACTTCTTTGATACCTGATTAGGGGCAAGGTTACTGCACAATAGCCTCCGATATCACTATGATTAAAAGCATAACCAGAGAGTCCACCACTCAGTAGACCGACAACTGAACTCTTGATACCATCATTAACTTGCCAGCTGACCATTTGGTCTCCTTCCCAAAACAGCATTCCCCATTTAGGACTATCTCTGAATCCAGCCCTCATAAAGAAAACCAATGCATCTtctgggtcttctccctcttcgtgTTTGCTCTTCCATTCGTCCGCAAATTGTCGGTTTATTTTCGCCCATAATTCTGGATATCTATTATGAGCCACTATTGGATCTTCACCTGAAAACATTAATTCCATGGGTGTTGtggaaatttaaaataatagcTAGTTATACCATCCCGTAAGAGTAGCATTTTCACCCTCATGTCTATGCGTCGCTATGTTTGCAGCAAGGGCTTTCGACTCTAGTTCCCTTCCGTCAGTTAGGTTGTGAAAGGGAGGATGTGCAAATCAGGGGATTAGAGTACTCAAAAAACTTGCATATCATTGTGAGTATTGTCAATTTGTGATGGTCTCAATAATAATATTACTTACCATGAACAGTGAGGTTTGGGGCAGAAAGAATGGAATGGAGATTGATGGCGATATCTTATATGTGGACTTAcatgaagaaattattttggAGAGTGACTGTGAATTGTGCGACTTGCTTAAATTCCATTTCCAAAAAATAGGTTATTTAACTTTCAAGGGGGAGAAGAATTGGTGTCAGCTGTCCAAGCACAGTGTTGCTTGCTGGTAAATTATCCCAATGGGAAGAATATTGGTTTGAATATAGAAGTTTGGAATGAAGTTAGGGGTCACAGGAATCAATAAAAGATCTAGACTatttctttcgaaaaaaaaaggcTGGCAGTTAAGAACCTGAATAGAGTTTGGCATCCACTGGAAGGCCTTCGCCAAAATCTGCCATCCATCCTCTGATTCCATCATCCACCATATCTTGTAAAATTTGTTTAAACCAACTCTCTGTATCTGGGTGAGTCAAATCCAGCATTCCAACATCGAAAGCTGTATTTGGAACCATGTATGGTTCCCCATTCTTATCTCTTACCAAGATGCCCAGTCTTTTTGCCTCCTCGAACATATTCTTCCTCCTGTTTGGGTTCTCATCGGTCTGCAAGCAGGAGTGAAAGCTTCTTTTTAAGTCCACAAGCTGAAGATCTGATACGAGTGGGAGGTGATATAACAAAGATCTTGATTCCCCGTTGAGATAGAGGAAGAAGTATGCTTAACAGAAGGTGAAGGGTTAAATACCGGAGCCAGACAGGGGTTGCAGTATGTCATCACTCTAATGTGCTGAGCATCTAGATCTTTAATTAATTGTTGCCATCCCCAGTACCTTGTTGAATCCACTTCCCAGTTCCACCAGAGTTGCGATCCGATGAATGTCTCTCTCTGCCCAACCCAATCCTGAGGAACGTAGCCATTACATTTCGATAGATGAAGCTTTATGCCTGTTAAACGATAGATGGTTGGTGCTGGAGTCCAtgttttcttcatcatcttaatCAGACATTATAGTGACGGTGTTCGACTTCACTATCAGTTAAAATCCTCTAGGTTGTTATATCAAATGCAAAGTGACCACTAAAGTCCTGTGACATCGTCTTTGATTTACTGAAATTGGATAAGTCTTTACtgttttttgctaattttacaGCCATGGCATTACCTGCAACCAAAAGGCAGAAATGGGAACGTCATAAGCCCTCAGTTCATCCCACACATGGCGAACCATATCTGTGCCACCCTGCATACCAACTACAGCTCCAGATGTAATCCATTCAGGCAGCACAGGGGGCCTCCCAATAGTCCCTGTGAAGTGCTCAAGGAGCTCAGTGGGTGAGTTCCCGTGCACTAGGCTTCCTTGGATTGAATTGTCATGTATCTGCAAGCCCAGTAGAAGAGAGGATGAAATTAAACGGGTTGAGGATGTTGTATAATCTCCACTGTATATTTAATTTACTGGACCATTCACCTGTACCAATTCCAAGTCGTGACTTTTACCCAAACAAACAAgtacggaatttttttttctctttcttccatctCATCTTCTAAAACAAATCTTAGTATATCTTGACGTTGGCATAAAAAGATGTTGATAATCCTTGAAGACAGCATTATAAAAGAACCCACAAGATAATTTATCGCTTTAGTATGTGCAGGACTTCAAGCTTACGATGTAAGCTTTAAACTACATGTTTCGCTTGTCACTTCAACAATTCTCCTTAAGAGTCCAAGCAGAGCTCAACTGTTCCCACCTTCAACAAGATCTGGAGCGAGATGCAAAGATCGGTTATGAAGAGGTACCTGTATCTGGACTCTATCAGGTCTTGTTAGATCGAAAATGGAATAGTTGTATCCTTCAAGATAAAGAGATCTCATCTTTGATGTCATGTAGAACGGTGAAGGAGCATAAGTGGTACTCCAATCACCCCCAGCCCTGCAACAGGAGAGAAATGTTCCAATTATTTCCGGGGGTGAACAGACAATTCACGACAGAGCTTAATGCTACCAACCTGTGGCTAACCAAATTAGCTGCGAAAGTTATTGGCTGATCACCTCGTCCAATGCCCTGTTCTTGTACGAAAATTGGCACCCTTCGGCCTTTAAAATTCATGTGAGAGAACTGCTCCCCGAAACCATAGAATTTCTCACTTTTTTCACTGGAATAAGTGAGACAAATCCTATTGAATTCTGTGGACTCTTGAGGCTTCATTCCAACTATTTCGTCCTCAGCAGAGGAAACCGCAACATAGTTTCTCTGCCTCGGAAAGAACCAACACCATCCAAGTTTCTTCTTCCGAAGCTGGCCCAGCTTCAGTCTCATGACCCGGCGCCTTCTCAGACCAACAGGAGAAATCGTCTCGCTGAGGCCGAAGTTGGGTTTGCCCAGCCTCACCTGAAACCCAACTTGGTTACTGCTTTTCTGATCAAAGAACACCCAGTATCTTGCACAAGTGAAATCCCGTGCCAGCGTCATGTTCTTACTCAAGCTGGAGTCTTGAGGCCGCTTCTTTTTCTTACTGAAGATCCTGCCACTTATTATCAGAAGGGGAAACTCTGATTTTTTCACATCATTCTGATCAAATCCTGCACATCCCGAAGGGACATCAGGACCGGTGGCGTCCAACAAACTGTCCAAATGATCGATCAC is a genomic window containing:
- the LOC115733025 gene encoding sulfoquinovosidase-like isoform X2, translating into MSSLKITKKHHRRFNNPFPSAPKSLPFVQGTLFSESLTLTTHQSQIFPIGKDFQLTWQSRNGGFLSVSHRLQPNKFLWSTIPGQAFVSAALAETEIQESRGSFVVKDREVRLVCDHQTVEDIRVIDHLDSLLDATGPDVPSGCAGFDQNDVKKSEFPLLIISGRIFSKKKKRPQDSSLSKNMTLARDFTCARYWVFFDQKSSNQVGFQVRLGKPNFGLSETISPVGLRRRRVMRLKLGQLRKKKLGWCWFFPRQRNYVAVSSAEDEIVGMKPQESTEFNRICLTYSSEKSEKFYGFGEQFSHMNFKGRRVPIFVQEQGIGRGDQPITFAANLVSHRAGGDWSTTYAPSPFYMTSKMRSLYLEGYNYSIFDLTRPDRVQIQIHDNSIQGSLVHGNSPTELLEHFTGTIGRPPVLPEWITSGAVVGMQGGTDMVRHVWDELRAYDVPISAFWLQDWVGQRETFIGSQLWWNWEVDSTRYWGWQQLIKDLDAQHIRVMTYCNPCLAPTDENPNRRKNMFEEAKRLGILVRDKNGEPYMVPNTAFDVGMLDLTHPDTESWFKQILQDMVDDGIRGWMADFGEGLPVDAKLYSGEDPIVAHNRYPELWAKINRQFADEWKSKHEEGEDPEDALVFFMRAGFRDSPKWGMLFWEGDQMVSWQVNDGIKSSVVGLLSGGLSGYAFNHSDIGGYCAVTLPLIRYQRSEELLLRWMEVNAFTTVFRTHEGNKPSGNSQFYSNHKTFSHFARFAKIYSAWKFYRIQLIKEAAQKGLPVCRHLFLHYPEDDNVHKLTYQQFLVGTEILVVPVLDKGKNNVKAYFPVGESCPWQHIWSGKLYTNQGSEAWVESPIGQPAVFVKAGSLVGETFLKNLRDLNIF
- the LOC115733025 gene encoding sulfoquinovosidase-like isoform X1; this encodes MSSLKITKKHHRRFNNPFPSAPKSLPFVQGTLFSESLTLTTHQSQIFPIGKDFQLTWQSRNGGFLSVSHRLQPNKFLWSTIPGQAFVSAALAETEIQESRGSFVVKDREVRLVCDHQTVEDIRVIDHLDSLLDATGPDVPSGCAGFDQNDVKKSEFPLLIISGRIFSKKKKRPQDSSLSKNMTLARDFTCARYWVFFDQKSSNQVGFQVRLGKPNFGLSETISPVGLRRRRVMRLKLGQLRKKKLGWCWFFPRQRNYVAVSSAEDEIVGMKPQESTEFNRICLTYSSEKSEKFYGFGEQFSHMNFKGRRVPIFVQEQGIGRGDQPITFAANLVSHRAGGDWSTTYAPSPFYMTSKMRSLYLEGYNYSIFDLTRPDRVQIQIHDNSIQGSLVHGNSPTELLEHFTGTIGRPPVLPEWITSGAVVGMQGGTDMVRHVWDELRAYDVPISAFWLQDWVGQRETFIGSQLWWNWEVDSTRYWGWQQLIKDLDAQHIRVMTYCNPCLAPVFNPSPSTDENPNRRKNMFEEAKRLGILVRDKNGEPYMVPNTAFDVGMLDLTHPDTESWFKQILQDMVDDGIRGWMADFGEGLPVDAKLYSGEDPIVAHNRYPELWAKINRQFADEWKSKHEEGEDPEDALVFFMRAGFRDSPKWGMLFWEGDQMVSWQVNDGIKSSVVGLLSGGLSGYAFNHSDIGGYCAVTLPLIRYQRSEELLLRWMEVNAFTTVFRTHEGNKPSGNSQFYSNHKTFSHFARFAKIYSAWKFYRIQLIKEAAQKGLPVCRHLFLHYPEDDNVHKLTYQQFLVGTEILVVPVLDKGKNNVKAYFPVGESCPWQHIWSGKLYTNQGSEAWVESPIGQPAVFVKAGSLVGETFLKNLRDLNIF
- the LOC115733766 gene encoding DNA gyrase subunit B, chloroplastic/mitochondrial; the encoded protein is MALLLKSPRHLNLRTMASRFFAHSSLHSHARVSRSSVFFRPRNSYPIRTVTIQLTSRQAGFARAFLSTSTVTEAFQGSASSKTYGSEQIQVLEGLDPVRKRPGMYIGSTGPRGLHHLVYEILDNAVDEAQAGFASNIEVVLYANGSVSITDDGRGIPIDLHPVTKKSALETVLTVLHAGGKFGGSSSGYSVSGGLHGVGLSVVNALSEALEVTVWRDGMEYQQKYSRGKPMTTLTCHVLPLESNDRQGTCIQFWPDKEVFTTEIQFDYNTLAGRIRELAFLNPKLRITFKKEADDPEKTQHDEYFYAGGLVEYVSWLNNDKTPLHDVVGFRKEIDGITVDVAFQWCSDAYSDTILGYANSIRTVDGGTHIDGLKASLTRTLNNLGKKSKIIKDKDINLSGEHVREGLTCVVSVKVPNPEFEGQTKTRLGNPEVRKLVDQSVQEYLTEYLELHPDVLDLILSKSLNALKAALAAKRARELVRQKSVLRSSSLPGKLADCSTTNPEESEIFIVEGDSAGGSAKQGRDRRFQAILPLRGKILNIERKDEAAMYKNEEIQNLILALGLGVKGEDFNKDSLRYHKIIILTDADVDGAHIRTLLLTFFFRYQRSLFDEGCIYVGVPPLYKVERGKQVHYCYDEAELKKLQNSFPPNASYNIQRFKGLGEMMPLQLWETTMDPEQRLLKQLVVEDAAEANVVFSSLMGARVDGRKELIQKSAAIVDVDQLDI